From the genome of Thermocrinis jamiesonii, one region includes:
- a CDS encoding efflux RND transporter periplasmic adaptor subunit: protein MLALLFFILLVFSCAKNETKNNSQKPTEKTVITTYTLSSQEVQLYYQTKGYFEAFKDVFLKPEVSGRVVELYVEEGSFVKQGQPLLRIDSSEYENTLRQLEAQLAQAKANYENQKALVERRKMLFERDLIAKEEYENALVQLRVQKELINSINAQIANIKLQLSKATLRAPFSGYIAQRLVSLGDYVTTQTQTFRLVTLDPIKVVFQIPQEFVSFAKLGTLVDVEVDGVGVFKGSIIFVSPVADQSRLITLKARLENSKNLLKPGMFAVVSLPTEKVSAFAVPERALVLRGTKKIVWKVEEGGSVVPVEVQVLRQERAIAYVKGDLQDGDRIALENASILREGAKVEIKQ, encoded by the coding sequence ATGTTGGCTCTCCTTTTCTTCATTCTATTGGTCTTTTCCTGTGCCAAAAATGAGACAAAAAATAATTCCCAAAAGCCAACAGAAAAAACGGTTATAACCACCTACACCCTATCTTCCCAAGAGGTACAGCTGTATTATCAGACCAAAGGATACTTTGAAGCTTTTAAGGACGTTTTCTTAAAACCAGAGGTTTCCGGTAGAGTAGTAGAACTTTACGTTGAGGAGGGAAGCTTTGTCAAACAGGGACAGCCTCTTTTGAGGATAGACTCCTCCGAATACGAGAATACCTTAAGACAGCTGGAAGCTCAACTGGCTCAGGCAAAAGCAAACTATGAAAATCAAAAGGCTTTGGTGGAAAGAAGAAAAATGCTCTTTGAGAGAGACCTAATAGCCAAAGAGGAGTACGAAAACGCCTTGGTCCAGCTGAGAGTTCAGAAAGAGCTAATAAACTCCATAAACGCTCAGATAGCAAACATAAAACTCCAGCTTTCAAAAGCGACCCTGAGAGCGCCCTTTTCTGGATACATAGCCCAAAGGTTGGTGAGCTTAGGCGATTATGTGACTACCCAAACCCAAACTTTTAGGCTTGTTACCTTGGACCCTATAAAAGTAGTTTTCCAAATACCTCAGGAGTTTGTTTCTTTTGCAAAGCTTGGAACTTTGGTTGATGTGGAAGTGGATGGTGTTGGCGTTTTCAAAGGTTCTATAATCTTTGTCTCTCCTGTGGCGGACCAAAGCAGGTTAATCACACTAAAGGCAAGGTTGGAAAACTCAAAAAATCTTCTAAAGCCCGGTATGTTTGCGGTGGTTAGTTTGCCAACGGAAAAAGTCTCTGCCTTTGCGGTGCCAGAAAGGGCATTAGTCCTTAGAGGAACAAAGAAAATAGTATGGAAGGTGGAAGAAGGCGGTAGCGTGGTTCCCGTGGAAGTGCAGGTGCTCAGACAAGAAAGGGCAATAGCTTACGTAAAGGGGGACCTTCAGGATGGGGACAGAATAGCCCTCGAAAATGCTTCCATACTTAGAGAAGGTGCAAAAGTGGAGATAAAACAATGA
- a CDS encoding HAD family hydrolase, with protein sequence MRLIELVIFDLDGTLVDSAQDIALHVNKLLLELKGKAVPLEEIKSNIGDGARNLLMNFFKPEELEQALEMFLSNYRAEPVVYSKPYEGIMETLKGLLERGVFLAVATNKPHDITLKVLEKLNMLDFFHEVIGADVLPEKKPSPMPLLEIAKRLKVEPAKALMVGDSKTDIEAGIRAGMKTAHVSWGYKPPEITPDYTLTHPYQLLELI encoded by the coding sequence ATGAGATTGATAGAGCTTGTTATTTTTGACCTTGATGGCACTTTGGTAGATTCTGCACAGGATATAGCCTTACACGTTAATAAACTTTTATTGGAGCTAAAAGGTAAAGCGGTTCCTCTGGAAGAAATCAAAAGCAATATAGGAGACGGTGCAAGAAACCTTCTGATGAATTTCTTCAAGCCCGAGGAGTTAGAGCAGGCTTTGGAAATGTTCCTGTCCAATTACAGGGCAGAACCTGTGGTATATTCCAAGCCTTACGAAGGTATAATGGAAACGCTTAAAGGACTTTTAGAGAGGGGCGTTTTTCTTGCGGTCGCTACAAACAAGCCTCATGACATAACCCTAAAGGTGCTTGAAAAGTTAAATATGCTTGATTTCTTCCACGAAGTGATAGGAGCAGATGTTCTGCCAGAGAAGAAGCCTTCCCCTATGCCCCTTTTGGAGATAGCAAAAAGGTTGAAAGTAGAGCCTGCAAAAGCACTTATGGTGGGAGATTCAAAAACTGATATTGAGGCAGGTATAAGGGCTGGTATGAAAACAGCCCATGTCAGCTGGGGATACAAACCGCCAGAAATTACCCCCGACTATACACTAACCCATCCTTATCAGCTTTTGGAGCTAATCTAA
- a CDS encoding HlyD family efflux transporter periplasmic adaptor subunit, producing the protein MKKYAGLILIGLISFVFLVYAVKWIKHRMDYAVSDAVFVKAEQMATLSFQVSGKVVEINKDLGDWVEKGEVLAKIEPEDYRLQVDALESKINSLRAQKEALQAQINRMSKELRLNLENSVLASQELLKKEEALLAQMGDLEAQIELLRKDRERLKDLLDKGLISKRRYEEVDTNYLAMLERKKALQKSIEELRLAYKRSLVGVDMAKVSLSRIAELEKQVEALKHEIMALEKQKENALRNLEYTHLEAPFSGYIAKRFINVGDVVRAGQPAFSLINPETLYVEVLLEETKLKGIKKGNKAYVRLDAYPDIVFEGEVQEISPASAATFALAPRDVSAGEFTKVVQRIPVKIKLKDKDKDMLRVGMGGRVEIKRE; encoded by the coding sequence ATGAAAAAGTATGCGGGTTTAATTCTGATTGGTTTAATAAGCTTTGTCTTTTTGGTGTATGCGGTAAAGTGGATAAAACATCGGATGGACTATGCGGTTAGCGATGCGGTTTTTGTAAAAGCGGAGCAGATGGCAACCCTTTCCTTTCAGGTTAGTGGCAAGGTGGTAGAAATCAACAAAGACTTGGGGGATTGGGTAGAAAAAGGGGAGGTTTTGGCAAAGATAGAACCGGAAGACTATAGGCTTCAGGTGGATGCCTTAGAAAGTAAGATAAATTCCTTAAGAGCTCAAAAAGAGGCTCTGCAGGCCCAGATAAACAGAATGTCAAAGGAACTTAGGCTAAATTTGGAAAATTCCGTTTTGGCATCCCAAGAGCTCCTTAAGAAAGAAGAAGCCCTTTTAGCTCAGATGGGCGACTTGGAAGCGCAGATTGAACTCCTCAGAAAAGACAGAGAAAGGCTAAAGGATCTGTTGGACAAAGGTCTTATATCCAAAAGAAGGTATGAGGAAGTGGATACTAACTACTTGGCTATGTTGGAAAGGAAAAAAGCTCTTCAAAAGAGCATAGAAGAGCTTAGGTTGGCTTATAAAAGGTCCTTAGTTGGGGTTGATATGGCAAAGGTGTCCCTTTCAAGGATAGCGGAGTTGGAAAAGCAGGTTGAAGCCTTAAAACATGAAATAATGGCTTTGGAAAAACAAAAAGAAAATGCTCTGCGAAACTTGGAATATACACACCTTGAAGCACCATTCAGTGGATACATAGCCAAGAGATTTATAAACGTGGGGGACGTGGTAAGGGCTGGTCAGCCTGCCTTTAGTCTGATAAATCCAGAAACTCTTTATGTGGAGGTTCTATTGGAGGAAACAAAACTAAAAGGGATTAAAAAGGGCAACAAAGCTTACGTGAGATTGGATGCCTACCCTGACATAGTCTTTGAGGGTGAGGTCCAGGAAATAAGTCCCGCATCTGCCGCCACCTTTGCCTTGGCTCCAAGGGACGTATCCGCAGGGGAATTTACCAAAGTGGTGCAAAGAATTCCAGTAAAGATAAAGCTCAAGGACAAAGATAAAGACATGCTGAGGGTAGGTATGGGTGGCAGGGTGGAGATCAAGAGAGAGTGA
- a CDS encoding DHA2 family efflux MFS transporter permease subunit, producing MEKEAFYQTLSTSQRVFLTISLMVGVFMAILDTTIVDIVVPKMIAPLSTDLYGVQWVITAYMTSAATAIMLVEWLETKIGLKRVFIAGIFLFTVSSLFAGNAQNLEWMITARVFQGFGESLIVVSAEAMLFSAYAPEKRGLAMGIYGLGVSFAPALGPTLGGWIAEHIDWRWIFYINIPIGILNFLGALFFLPEYKPSHTFRLNFLSFFFLSVGTVSLLIVLSKGQQMGWFASEMIGYLTFLSIASFLLFAYSEIFSKQKLLDYSIFRIKEFVIALWVYCFVLGFSMYQVFYLLPLYFEKLKGLTTFQAGLHILPLALAVGFFSPIAGFISDKKSSTAPLLIASVIYISFIFLILKDFNYYTPSWTAAWLLTILGLGMGFFFAPITNLALKNLGEKTTLGVSLMHYIRFVGGSFGTALATNDLQRSTAESYERMVELQNISTAESLLWLMQEWGNMPPEKALYTLQSIQALYALSDGFEKTFFSSGFWALVGSIPILYLVLHSTKSRKLSIKERA from the coding sequence ATGGAAAAGGAGGCTTTTTACCAAACGCTTAGCACAAGCCAAAGGGTTTTTCTGACGATCTCGTTGATGGTTGGAGTTTTTATGGCTATCTTAGACACGACCATCGTGGATATAGTAGTTCCCAAAATGATAGCGCCTCTTTCTACAGATCTATACGGTGTGCAGTGGGTTATAACCGCCTACATGACATCTGCAGCTACTGCCATAATGCTGGTGGAGTGGTTGGAAACAAAAATAGGATTAAAGAGGGTGTTTATAGCGGGCATTTTTCTATTTACTGTCTCTTCTCTCTTTGCGGGCAACGCACAAAACTTAGAGTGGATGATAACTGCAAGAGTCTTTCAGGGCTTTGGAGAATCTTTGATAGTGGTAAGTGCGGAAGCTATGCTATTCTCTGCCTATGCGCCGGAAAAGAGGGGTTTGGCTATGGGCATATACGGGCTTGGTGTGAGCTTTGCACCTGCCCTTGGTCCTACCTTAGGCGGTTGGATTGCGGAGCACATAGACTGGCGGTGGATCTTTTACATAAACATTCCCATAGGAATTCTGAACTTTTTAGGAGCTCTCTTTTTCTTGCCAGAGTATAAACCTTCTCATACATTCCGCCTGAACTTTCTGTCTTTCTTTTTCTTATCTGTAGGCACGGTGTCTTTGCTCATCGTTCTTTCTAAGGGCCAACAGATGGGATGGTTTGCCTCTGAAATGATAGGATACCTAACATTTCTGTCTATAGCAAGCTTTTTGCTCTTTGCCTACTCTGAGATCTTTTCAAAGCAAAAACTGTTGGATTACTCTATCTTTAGGATTAAGGAGTTTGTTATAGCTCTGTGGGTATATTGCTTTGTGCTTGGCTTTTCTATGTATCAGGTTTTTTATCTTCTTCCCCTTTACTTTGAAAAGCTCAAGGGTCTTACTACTTTTCAGGCAGGACTTCATATACTTCCGTTAGCTTTGGCTGTGGGCTTTTTCTCCCCTATAGCAGGGTTTATAAGCGACAAAAAGTCAAGCACTGCCCCTTTGCTCATAGCAAGCGTAATTTATATATCTTTTATCTTCCTCATCCTTAAGGACTTTAATTACTACACTCCCTCTTGGACCGCAGCATGGCTTTTGACAATACTTGGACTTGGCATGGGTTTTTTCTTTGCCCCCATCACCAACTTGGCACTGAAGAACTTGGGAGAAAAGACTACCCTTGGGGTTAGCCTTATGCACTACATCAGGTTTGTGGGTGGCTCCTTTGGAACTGCGCTGGCCACCAACGATTTGCAAAGATCTACAGCAGAGAGTTATGAAAGAATGGTGGAACTCCAAAACATCAGCACCGCTGAAAGCCTTCTTTGGCTCATGCAAGAGTGGGGGAACATGCCTCCTGAGAAAGCCCTTTACACCCTTCAGTCTATCCAAGCTCTTTATGCCCTTTCCGATGGCTTTGAGAAAACATTTTTCAGCTCTGGTTTTTGGGCTCTTGTTGGAAGCATTCCCATACTTTACCTTGTCCTTCACTCAACAAAGAGCCGAAAGCTTTCCATAAAAGAAAGAGCCTGA
- a CDS encoding deoxyribodipyrimidine photo-lyase — MEFDHDLAFRNRIKLINDKTIDRTKKYIIYWMAHSHRANFNHGLEFAIELSNKIKKPLLVYFPITDRYKFSNIRYYKFMLDGVLEAKKFIEDRGIRFVIEKVEDVQQRVIELSKDSAALITDKPYLKYFRKLQKNIADSLEIPVFQVESDVCVPVEIVSYKQELYAFNFRRKIYSLLSSYLIPLSAREPKIKSINFDFKVNELTLKDSLEIIDKLSIDKSVSLSPFVGGYTQAKRFLKEFIENKLFKYKEYRSHPELDYQSNLSPYLHFGQISPVEIVLEILSNYKHVDDNINSFFNELIVWRELARNFCYYNPNYNQYEGIPDWAKKTLEEHKNDKREYVYTLEEFENAKTHDEYWNAAQLELLKTGKMHNYMRMYWCKKIIEWTEDPKQAFDIACYLNDKYELDGRDPNSYAGISWCFGTYDRPWKERKIFGKIRYMSASGLESKFDIKKYVEKVKRIKI, encoded by the coding sequence ATGGAATTTGATCATGATTTAGCATTTAGAAATAGAATAAAACTAATAAATGATAAAACTATCGATAGAACTAAGAAGTACATTATTTATTGGATGGCCCATAGCCATAGAGCTAATTTCAATCATGGTCTTGAATTTGCTATAGAGTTATCAAATAAAATTAAAAAACCTCTTTTAGTTTACTTTCCAATAACAGATAGATACAAGTTTTCTAACATAAGATATTACAAATTTATGTTAGATGGTGTGTTAGAAGCAAAAAAATTTATAGAAGATAGAGGTATAAGGTTCGTTATAGAAAAAGTAGAAGATGTACAGCAAAGAGTTATAGAGCTATCAAAAGACTCTGCTGCTTTGATTACAGATAAACCTTATCTAAAATATTTTAGAAAGCTTCAAAAAAATATAGCAGATAGCTTAGAAATACCAGTCTTTCAAGTAGAGTCTGACGTGTGCGTTCCTGTAGAAATCGTATCCTACAAGCAAGAATTGTATGCATTTAACTTTAGACGTAAAATCTATAGCCTTTTAAGCTCGTATTTGATCCCACTAAGTGCAAGAGAACCGAAAATAAAATCTATTAATTTTGATTTTAAAGTAAATGAATTAACTTTGAAAGACTCTTTAGAGATTATAGATAAACTTAGTATAGATAAAAGCGTGAGTTTGTCACCCTTTGTAGGTGGTTACACTCAAGCAAAAAGATTTTTGAAAGAGTTCATAGAAAATAAGCTTTTTAAATACAAAGAATATAGATCTCATCCAGAACTTGACTATCAATCAAATCTTAGCCCCTACCTACACTTTGGTCAGATTTCTCCGGTAGAAATTGTTTTAGAAATACTTTCAAACTACAAACATGTTGATGATAATATAAACAGCTTTTTCAACGAATTGATAGTTTGGAGAGAGCTTGCAAGGAACTTCTGCTACTACAATCCAAACTACAACCAGTACGAAGGTATTCCAGATTGGGCTAAAAAAACATTAGAAGAACATAAAAATGACAAAAGAGAGTATGTGTACACATTGGAAGAATTTGAAAATGCAAAAACTCACGATGAATACTGGAATGCTGCACAATTAGAGCTTTTAAAAACTGGAAAGATGCATAACTACATGAGAATGTATTGGTGTAAAAAAATCATTGAATGGACAGAAGATCCAAAACAAGCTTTTGATATAGCGTGCTATCTTAATGATAAATACGAGCTTGACGGAAGAGATCCAAATAGTTACGCTGGAATATCTTGGTGTTTTGGAACCTATGACAGACCCTGGAAAGAAAGAAAAATCTTTGGGAAAATTAGATATATGAGTGCATCAGGCTTAGAATCTAAGTTTGATATAAAAAAATATGTTGAAAAAGTAAAAAGAATAAAAATTTGA
- a CDS encoding TolC family protein codes for MRNHQVLFFILVMLTASFGKSLDYVLEKAIERNQELEALRQEILSTNASLNAQKQLYLPEFFINYRLSYSSQEQSLSVPFGLEVKSSKQSYSLFQGGIRYVLFDGGTRAGIVESSALELKVKQLLYEEKLGSLRLEVIHAYLDTLSAKAVLETIRKQREVVELQLNTAQAFYEKGLVAITDVLQARVRLAEVERELRKAEGNYRLALANLSRISGLPEEELTDLEEPKSNVELKPLDYYLLYVRDRNILKAQRERIDIFKAQKKLARSGFFPKLFFEASYTYTDQNPAIRPKGIFSFSAGLNLSFQGIKPYYQEMSAGYMELKAQREYEDLLQKVVLEVKKAYEDLLTSKDNLRVSEEALAFAEKFFELSKEQYLNQLISQRELLEAEASLTKARVDKIVSYYQLLKAYYTLLFVSGLEK; via the coding sequence ATGAGGAATCACCAGGTTTTATTTTTCATTCTCGTCATGCTTACAGCCTCTTTTGGAAAGTCCTTAGATTACGTGCTTGAGAAAGCCATAGAGAGAAATCAAGAACTTGAAGCTCTAAGACAGGAAATCCTTTCCACAAATGCCTCTTTAAATGCCCAAAAACAGCTCTATCTTCCGGAATTTTTCATAAACTACAGGTTAAGCTACAGCTCCCAAGAGCAAAGTCTAAGCGTACCCTTTGGTTTAGAGGTAAAAAGCTCAAAACAAAGTTATAGCCTATTTCAGGGAGGGATAAGGTATGTGCTCTTTGACGGAGGAACAAGGGCAGGTATAGTGGAAAGCTCTGCTTTGGAACTAAAAGTAAAGCAACTCCTCTACGAGGAAAAACTTGGAAGTCTAAGGCTGGAAGTGATACATGCCTACTTGGACACGCTGTCTGCAAAGGCGGTTTTGGAAACTATAAGAAAGCAAAGGGAAGTTGTAGAACTTCAGTTAAATACCGCTCAGGCTTTTTACGAGAAGGGATTGGTAGCCATAACGGATGTTTTGCAGGCAAGGGTTAGGCTGGCAGAGGTAGAAAGAGAGCTGAGAAAGGCAGAAGGAAACTATAGATTGGCGTTGGCCAATCTTTCCAGAATTTCTGGTTTGCCAGAAGAAGAACTTACAGACCTTGAAGAGCCAAAATCAAACGTAGAGTTAAAGCCTTTGGACTATTATCTTCTTTACGTAAGAGATAGAAACATTCTGAAGGCCCAAAGGGAAAGAATAGACATTTTTAAAGCTCAAAAGAAACTGGCAAGAAGCGGGTTCTTTCCAAAGCTCTTTTTTGAAGCATCTTACACTTACACAGACCAAAACCCAGCCATCAGACCTAAGGGTATTTTTAGCTTTTCTGCAGGCTTGAACCTAAGCTTCCAGGGTATAAAGCCTTACTATCAAGAAATGTCTGCAGGCTACATGGAGCTGAAGGCACAAAGGGAATACGAGGATCTTCTCCAAAAAGTGGTTTTAGAGGTTAAAAAAGCCTACGAGGACCTGCTGACTTCAAAGGACAACTTAAGAGTTTCTGAAGAGGCCTTAGCCTTTGCGGAAAAGTTCTTTGAGCTTTCAAAGGAGCAGTATCTGAACCAACTTATAAGCCAAAGGGAGCTTTTAGAAGCCGAAGCCAGTCTTACAAAAGCGAGGGTTGATAAGATAGTTTCTTATTATCAACTGCTAAAGGCTTATTATACTCTACTATTTGTTTCTGGTTTGGAAAAGTAA
- a CDS encoding ribonucleoside-diphosphate reductase subunit alpha, with amino-acid sequence MKVIKRSGSAEKLDISKIRVVIDFACKGLRVDPMELELDAQIQFRDGITTKEIQQLLIRTAAEKVSPENPDWTFVAARLLLYDLYKDVGHLRNYKVKDKINGKYKPYNPESFYQLIKTYTEKGIYGEYLLNNYSKEEIDELAKYIKPDRDLLFNYTGIKVLFDRYLVRDEEGRVIELPQEMYMLIAMTLAIPEKKEERLVYAKQFYDLLSKHEVSLATPTLMNARRPHTQLSSCFVLTVDDDLYDIFDNVQKASQISKFAGGLGVYLGKIRATGAPIRKFKGASSGVIPIVRILNDVMVYVDQLGMRKGSASITLDIWHKDVLDFLEVKTNVGDERKKAHDIHPAIAIPDLFMKRLKNRENWTLFDPYYCKNVKDGKNLEDFYGEEFEELYLKLEKELPDYAKKTIPAFELWKRLLTVIFETGEPYIFFRDTANKLNPNKHCGMIYSSNLCHEIVQNQSITKHISETLSEDGTITHTKKSGDVVVCNLGSINLGKVWKKEDLEKVVPLLVRMLDNVIEMNFYAIKEAEYTNKRYRAIGIGVSNYHYCLVKNGIQWESEEHLKFANALFERIAYYAIKGSNQLAKERGKYPLFEGSDWSKGIFFGRTAQENQKLSEENKNYLDWINLAEEVKKYGMRNAYLLALMPTGSTSLIIGATPSIDPIFAKFYKEENMSGILPQVPPEIDKYFWHYKSAYNINQEWSIKAAAERQKWIDQAQSLNLFIDPENIDGPTLSRLYELAWELGLKTVYYCRSKSLTDIEECESCAT; translated from the coding sequence ATGAAGGTTATCAAAAGATCTGGTTCGGCTGAAAAACTTGATATATCAAAAATTCGTGTAGTAATAGATTTTGCATGTAAAGGTTTGAGAGTGGATCCGATGGAGCTTGAGCTGGATGCACAAATTCAGTTTAGAGATGGCATAACAACAAAAGAAATTCAACAGCTTTTAATAAGAACTGCCGCTGAAAAAGTTTCTCCCGAAAACCCTGATTGGACTTTTGTTGCAGCAAGATTGCTTTTGTATGACTTATACAAAGATGTAGGGCATCTAAGAAACTACAAAGTAAAAGACAAAATAAACGGAAAATACAAACCATACAATCCTGAAAGTTTTTATCAACTTATAAAAACCTACACAGAAAAAGGTATATACGGAGAATATTTGCTCAACAACTATTCAAAAGAAGAAATAGATGAGCTTGCAAAATACATAAAACCTGACAGAGATCTGCTTTTTAATTACACAGGTATAAAAGTGCTTTTTGATAGATATTTGGTTAGAGATGAAGAAGGGAGAGTTATAGAGTTGCCACAAGAAATGTATATGCTTATTGCGATGACGCTTGCTATTCCTGAAAAGAAAGAAGAAAGATTAGTGTATGCAAAACAATTTTACGATTTACTTTCTAAGCACGAAGTATCTCTCGCAACGCCTACTTTAATGAATGCAAGAAGACCGCACACTCAACTTAGTTCTTGTTTTGTTTTAACTGTGGATGATGATTTGTATGATATTTTTGATAATGTTCAAAAAGCAAGTCAAATATCAAAGTTTGCAGGAGGTCTTGGTGTATATCTTGGTAAAATAAGAGCTACAGGAGCACCAATTAGGAAATTTAAAGGAGCAAGTTCAGGAGTTATTCCAATAGTGAGAATTCTTAATGATGTGATGGTTTATGTAGATCAACTTGGTATGAGAAAAGGTTCTGCGTCAATAACTCTTGATATATGGCACAAAGATGTTCTTGACTTTTTAGAAGTAAAAACTAATGTAGGAGATGAAAGAAAGAAAGCTCACGATATACATCCTGCGATAGCTATACCTGATCTTTTTATGAAAAGGCTTAAAAATCGTGAAAATTGGACACTTTTTGATCCATACTACTGTAAAAATGTTAAAGATGGTAAAAATCTTGAAGATTTTTATGGAGAGGAATTTGAAGAGCTTTACTTAAAACTTGAAAAAGAACTGCCAGATTATGCAAAGAAAACTATTCCTGCCTTTGAACTTTGGAAAAGATTATTAACAGTTATTTTTGAAACAGGAGAACCATATATATTCTTTAGAGATACTGCAAACAAACTAAATCCAAATAAACACTGTGGAATGATTTATTCGTCTAATCTTTGCCATGAAATAGTGCAAAATCAAAGTATAACTAAACATATATCAGAAACACTTTCTGAAGATGGAACTATAACTCATACGAAAAAATCTGGCGATGTAGTAGTGTGTAATCTTGGTTCTATAAATCTTGGTAAAGTTTGGAAAAAAGAAGACTTAGAAAAGGTTGTACCATTGCTTGTGCGTATGCTTGACAATGTTATTGAAATGAACTTTTATGCGATAAAAGAAGCAGAATATACAAACAAACGCTACAGAGCTATAGGTATAGGAGTAAGCAACTATCATTATTGTCTTGTAAAAAATGGTATTCAGTGGGAAAGTGAAGAACACTTAAAATTTGCTAACGCACTTTTTGAAAGAATAGCCTATTATGCTATAAAAGGCTCTAATCAACTTGCAAAAGAAAGAGGTAAATATCCATTGTTTGAAGGTTCAGATTGGAGCAAAGGTATATTCTTTGGAAGAACTGCCCAAGAAAATCAAAAACTATCTGAAGAAAATAAAAACTATCTTGATTGGATAAATTTGGCAGAAGAAGTTAAAAAGTATGGAATGAGAAATGCTTACTTACTTGCGTTAATGCCTACAGGTTCTACATCGCTTATTATTGGTGCAACTCCTTCAATTGATCCAATTTTTGCAAAGTTTTACAAAGAAGAAAACATGTCAGGCATACTTCCACAAGTTCCACCAGAAATAGACAAATACTTTTGGCACTATAAATCTGCCTACAACATAAACCAAGAGTGGTCTATAAAAGCGGCCGCTGAAAGACAAAAATGGATAGACCAAGCTCAAAGTTTAAACTTGTTTATAGATCCAGAAAACATAGATGGCCCAACTCTTTCAAGACTTTATGAACTTGCTTGGGAACTTGGTCTGAAGACGGTTTATTATTGCAGAAGCAAAAGCTTAACTGATATAGAAGAGTGTGAAAGTTGTGCAACATGA
- a CDS encoding TolC family protein produces MLFLFYLSLSFAITIEEAVEIAKKQANQIKLSEIEIKKAEEQLRKAKANILPQVSLSYSYNYLGQDLALGATPNNRHTAVFQINQTVFDKTIFELIKSANIQRELQILLKEDVERTLEYEVKDLFYALLYRKTLISLYEENLQYWQANYKTVEAKFNAGIVPKVELLRALSQLQQAKAQLEQAKGEYLQALEELKSLLRLEKLSDPEGILEMRQVELDQEKLFQALLEKNSTLRASRKAVELAEKNVELKKAQYYPTLSASASYQAFTGRKDLRGNTEWLSGYSFGISLNYRLFDGFSRKADVSLAELELLKQRENHLQLEYNLKATLNKVLISLNSITSQINAVKASLETAQEALRLSTERYRLGIASQLEMLESRANYNNLLATYYFLLYQQNSTLALLERLVK; encoded by the coding sequence ATGCTTTTTCTTTTTTACCTTAGCCTTTCCTTTGCGATCACCATAGAGGAAGCTGTTGAGATAGCAAAAAAACAGGCAAATCAGATAAAGCTTTCGGAAATTGAGATAAAAAAAGCTGAAGAGCAGTTAAGAAAGGCCAAGGCTAATATTTTACCTCAGGTTAGCCTTTCGTATAGCTACAACTACTTAGGTCAGGATTTAGCTCTTGGTGCTACACCTAACAACAGGCACACAGCGGTGTTTCAGATAAATCAAACCGTTTTTGACAAGACAATCTTTGAGCTTATAAAGTCAGCCAACATTCAAAGGGAGCTTCAGATCCTTCTAAAGGAAGATGTGGAAAGAACCTTAGAGTATGAGGTAAAGGACCTTTTTTACGCCCTGCTGTATAGAAAAACACTTATCAGCTTGTATGAGGAAAACCTTCAATACTGGCAGGCAAACTACAAAACCGTGGAGGCAAAGTTTAACGCCGGGATTGTGCCAAAAGTTGAGTTGCTAAGGGCATTGTCCCAACTTCAGCAAGCAAAGGCTCAGTTGGAACAGGCAAAAGGAGAATACCTACAGGCACTGGAAGAACTAAAGTCCCTTCTAAGGTTGGAAAAGCTCTCCGACCCAGAGGGCATTTTGGAGATGAGGCAAGTAGAATTAGACCAAGAGAAACTATTTCAAGCCCTTTTGGAAAAGAACTCTACCCTAAGAGCTTCCAGAAAGGCTGTGGAGTTGGCTGAGAAAAATGTAGAGTTGAAAAAGGCTCAGTATTACCCAACCCTCAGCGCTTCCGCCTCCTATCAAGCATTCACGGGCAGAAAGGATCTAAGAGGAAACACAGAGTGGTTGAGCGGATATTCTTTTGGCATAAGCCTAAACTACAGGCTCTTTGACGGATTTTCAAGAAAGGCAGATGTATCCTTAGCTGAGCTTGAACTGCTAAAGCAAAGAGAAAATCACCTGCAGTTAGAATACAACCTAAAAGCTACTTTGAATAAAGTTCTCATTTCCCTAAATTCCATAACATCGCAGATAAACGCAGTAAAAGCTTCCTTGGAAACCGCTCAGGAGGCTTTGAGGTTATCCACCGAAAGATACAGGTTAGGAATAGCAAGTCAGTTGGAAATGCTTGAGTCCAGAGCAAACTATAACAATCTGCTTGCAACCTATTACTTTTTACTCTATCAACAAAATTCCACACTTGCTCTTTTAGAAAGGCTTGTGAAATGA